The sequence aacaagaataaaaaaacaaaaatgcttTTGGGCATCCAAGATAATGTCTAATTGTCTGTGGAGCCCCATGACGTATATTCGATCAACCGAATAACCCACAGACATACTTCTTGAGACAACTGTCATCTAACTGATCTAGCTTCCCATGTGTTAGTCTATTACTGTGTCTGTTATTATATGGATTATTATTTAGTTATCCGAAACCTTGTGCATGTTGATGACCTATTATATCTATATCTTTCACATGGCTCTCGACTTCCCAATACATAACACAAATGATTAACCCTCACCGTCTACAGAATAAAGCTTTTGGTCTCAAATATAATTAACATTAATTACATTGGACGCAAACAggtgagagaggagagagtttaagttcgaatctcgtaAATAGGAAGTTTGATATCAATTTATTCTCAACCCTAATGTAATTAATTACTGTCGTATCAAAGAAAGAAGTACTTATCGTGTGATGTTTTATAATCACTCACACTAAAGCACTTCCAATTTTTGCTAAACACTACAGAAGTTAATTTTTGCTAAACACATATCTGTACAAATAAATGTTGGTTGGTGTTTAAAATAGGTGGAATATCCAATAGATGTTTCAACTACCGAAGATCAGAGATTCATCCGCTGGAAGTACACATCCTACAACTTCACTATGGCCACATTTTGGACACCACATTTGGTCAAAACCAAAGAAGCAACATACACAGACGGTCCGACCAAGACCGGCCTTTTCGAGCTCTACCTCGACGAATTTGACGAGGCATGGACAACCCAGATTAATGAATTCGACTACATCATACTTTCTGCGGGGCATTGGTTCTTCCGGCCGATGGTGTACTACGAAAATCGAAAGATTACTGGGTGCAACTATTGCCTCCTAGACAATGTACCTGACCTAGGCAAGCACTATGGCTATAGAAAGGCTTTTAGGACAGCTTTTAAGGCCATCAACAGCTTAGAAAATTATAAGGGTATAACATATGTTAGGACTTTTGCGCCGTCACATTTCGAAAATGGAATATGGAATGAAGGAGGAAATTGTTTGCGAACGAAGCCGTATAAGAGTAATGAGACACGGTTGGAGGGTTTAAATTTGGAGCTTTATATGCTCCAAATTGAGGAGTATAGGAAAGCTGAAAAGGAAGGCAGAAAGAACGGGTTGAAATACAGGCTATTGGACACAACACAAGCAACGTTATTAAGGCCAGATGGTCATCCTAGTAGATACGGGCACTGGCCAAATGAAAATGTGACTTTGTATAACGACTGTGTGCACTGGTGCTTGCCGGGACCGATTGATACATGGAGCGATTTCTTGCTGGAGATGTTGAAGATGGAGGGTATGAGATCAGCTGAGGAGAAAAAGCGCCTGATTTCAAGAGACAGAAGATCGAATTGATGGATGCAATTAACCGAAGTTGGTACGTATTTGATCAATGGATTATTCATTTGTTACAGAGTATTTTGGTGTTAA is a genomic window of Malus domestica chromosome 09, GDT2T_hap1 containing:
- the LOC103421548 gene encoding protein trichome birefringence-like 19, whose protein sequence is MKHQAIDELLFGKIRPQKPPKKFVLLVCALLLLTIIPLYYPSICRSLFVSKTIYSNPLVPSPSSSAQEEDLPSITSNLKCDIFTGEWVPNPEAPYYTNKTCWAIHEHQNCMKYGRPDTEFMKWKWKPDDCELPVFNPAQFLELLRGKSMAFVGDSVGRNQMQSMICLLSRVEYPIDVSTTEDQRFIRWKYTSYNFTMATFWTPHLVKTKEATYTDGPTKTGLFELYLDEFDEAWTTQINEFDYIILSAGHWFFRPMVYYENRKITGCNYCLLDNVPDLGKHYGYRKAFRTAFKAINSLENYKGITYVRTFAPSHFENGIWNEGGNCLRTKPYKSNETRLEGLNLELYMLQIEEYRKAEKEGRKNGLKYRLLDTTQATLLRPDGHPSRYGHWPNENVTLYNDCVHWCLPGPIDTWSDFLLEMLKMEGMRSAEEKKRLISRDRRSN